In Primulina eburnea isolate SZY01 chromosome 5, ASM2296580v1, whole genome shotgun sequence, a single window of DNA contains:
- the LOC140831662 gene encoding uncharacterized protein, whose amino-acid sequence MYFYKLVLVLRPTIFAVHPNFLPKSTDESIRTSSVMASSAADSGGGPNPSERRKTLGFFKSAMERKQSFIQFFVMTGILLLSAKSVTQKYRIHEITEHIASLEEEQKGLKSRMNHIKQSLLSEAALEPTGAFAARLRLLFGDESN is encoded by the coding sequence ATGTACTTCTACAAATTGGTCTTAGTATTGAGGCCCACAATTTTCGCCGTTCACCCCAATTTCCTACCCAAGTCGACAGACGAGTCGATTCGTACCAGTTCAGTCATGGCATCGTCGGCGGCCGACAGCGGCGGTGGACCAAACCCAAGCGAGCGCAGGAAGACCCTAGGGTTTTTCAAGTCCGCAATGGAGAGAAAGCAAAGCTTCATTCAATTCTTCGTGATGACAGGAATACTTCTGCTAAGCGCCAAGTCTGTAACCCAAAAGTATCGCATTCACGAAATCACGGAGCATATCGCCTCTCTAGAAGAAGAACAAAAGGGCCTCAAATCCCGTATGAATCATATCAAGCAAAGCCTCCTCTCTGAAGCCGCGCTCGAGCCCACCGGCGCTTTCGCCGCGAGGCTTCGCCTCCTGTTCGGGGATGAAAGTAACTGA
- the LOC140832614 gene encoding L-ascorbate oxidase homolog, translating into MQLRLALLSLVFATVAAENPYRFFTWNVTYGTIYPLGVPQQAILINDKFPGPEIFCVTNDNIIVNVFNGLDEPFLIHWNGIQNRRNSFQDGVYGTTCPIPPGKNFTYILQMKDQIGSFFYFPSLAFHKAAGGFGAIRIVSRPLIPVPFDPPADDYTLLIGDWYKANHTALKAVLDKGKKLPFPDGILINGRGPNVTYFTVQEGKTYRLRLCNVGLQNSLNFRIQGHEMKVVEVEGTHTMQISYSSLDIHVGQCMSVLVTADQPPQAYYVVASSRFTTPILVTTGFLQYASSNSPASGPLPGGPTTEIDWSLNQARTIRTNLTASGPRPNPQGSYHYGMIPLARTIRLASSAGQVNGKQRYALNSVSFLPADTPLKLADYYQISGVYRVGSISDAPNGAGIYLDTSVLNTDYRSFVEIVFENYEDILQSYHLNGYSFFVVGMDGGKWSSASRNQYNLHDAVSRCTIQVYPNSWTAIYVALDNVGMWNLRSEFWARQYLGQQFYLRVYTTSTSLRDEYPIPKNALLCGRASGRHTRPLTIYS; encoded by the exons ATGCAGCTGAGATTAGCTCTCTTGTCTCTTGTTTTCGCCACTGTTGCTGCAGAAAACCCTTACAGATTCTTCACATGGAATGTCACTTACGGCACCATTTATCCCCTCGGCGTCCCCCAACAG GCTATATTGATCAATGACAAATTCCCAGGTCCTGAGATTTTCTGCGTCACCAATGATAATATAATTGTCAATGTGTTCAACGGTTTAGACGAGCCTTTTCTCATCCACTG GAATGGGATCCAAAATAGGAGGAATTCATTCCAAGATGGAGTGTATGGAACAACTTGCCCAATTCCTCCGGGAAAGAACTTCACATACATTCTTCAAATGAAAGATCAAATCGGGAGTTTCTTTTACTTCCCATCTCTAGCATTTCACAAGGCAGCCGGCGGATTCGGAGCCATTCGGATTGTAAGCCGGCCTTTGATCCCCGTTCCTTTCGACCCTCCGGCAGATGATTACACTCTACTCATCGGAGATTGGTACAAGGCCAATCACACG GCATTGAAGGCAGTTCTTGATAAGGGCAAAAAACTACCTTTTCCAGATGGAATTCTTATCAATGGCCGTGGCCCAAATGTCACATATTTTACTGTTCAAGAGG GGAAGACATACCGTCTTAGGTTATGCAACGTTGGGTTGCAAAACTCGCTCAATTTCCGGATTCAAGGACACGAGATGAAGGTGGTCGAGGTAGAAGGAACACACACAATGCAAATTAGCTACTCCTCCCTTGATATTCATGTGGGACAATGCATGTCGGTTCTCGTCACGGCTGATCAGCCACCTCAGGCATACTACGTAGTCGCCTCGTCACGTTTCACCACTCCTATCCTCGTTACAACCGGATTTCTCCAATACGCAAGCTCGAATAGTCCTGCTTCTGGACCATTACCTGGTGGACCAACCACGGAGATCGATTGGTCCCTTAACCAGGCGCGTACCATCAG GACTAATCTTACAGCGAGTGGACCAAGACCGAATCCACAAGGCTCGTATCATTACGGTATGATACCTTTGGCGAGAACCATCAGGCTTGCAAGCTCTGCAGGCCAGGTGAATGGCAAGCAAAGATATGCACTCAACAGTGTGTCCTTCCTGCCGGCTGACACTCCTCTAAAACTGGCCGACTACTACCAAATAAGTGGAGTTTATCGAGTGGGGAGCATATCTGATGCACCCAATGGTGCAGGAATATATCTCGATACGTCTGTGTTGAACACAGACTATCGATCATTCGTTGAAATCGTTTTTGAAAACTACGAAGATATCTTGCAGAGCTATCACCTCAATGGCTACTCCTTCTTTGTAGTAGG AATGGATGGAGGGAAATGGAGCTCAGCTAGTAGGAACCAGTACAATCTCCATGATGCAGTCTCTCGTTGCACAATTCAg GTATATCCTAACTCGTGGACGGCCATTTACGTGGCACTGGACAATGTCGGAATGTGGAATCTGAGATCGGAGTTCTGGGCTCGGCAGTACTTGGGGCAACAGTTTTATCTTAGAGTCTACACCACGTCCACGTCGTTGAGAGACGAGTACCCGATCCCAAAGAATGCACTTCTTTGTGGCAGGGCTAGCGGCCGGCACACACGCCCCCTTACTATATATTCCTAG
- the LOC140832617 gene encoding enoyl-CoA hydratase 2, peroxisomal-like encodes MAENSGFDPYRIISHEFPQTTFTYTERDAALYALGVGACSKDAVDDKELKYVYHQDGQQAIEVLPTFSTLFSFGLQSQIAQIPGLQFDQRLLLHGQQYIEIYKPLPSHGCLLNKMSVTGLHDKGKAAILEMEILSYEKESSELLCMNRMAIYLRGAGGFSKSSQPYSFIKYPSSQNLAYQIPKTKPFAVFEECTQPSQALLYRLSGDYNPLHSDPMVAELAGFSRPILHGLCSLGFAVRAIIKCICRGDQNMIKNISGKFLLHVYPGETLITEMWLDGLRVLYQVNVRERNKTVLSGAVSLTHLSSSL; translated from the exons ATGGCTGAAAATTCAGGGTTCGATCCTTATCGCATCATTTCTCACGAGTTTCCCCAG ACTACATTCACTTATACTGAAAG GGATGCTGCGCTATATGCACTTGGTGTTGGGGCATGTTCGAAAGACGCTGTGGATGATAAAGAACTCAAATATGTTTATCATCAAGATGGACAGCAAGCCATTGAG GTTTTACCAACATTTTCGACTCTATTTTCTTTCGGACTTCAGTCACAGATAGCTCAAATACCAGGTTTACA ATTTGATCAACGTCTTCTTTTGCATGGACAACAATACATAGAAATTTACAAACCCCTCCCATCTCATGGCTGT CTACTAAATAAGATGTCTGTTACTGGGTTGCATGATAAAG GTAAGGCAGCAATCCTGGAGATGGAAATTTTGAGTTATGAAAAGGAGTCCAGCGAGTTGCTATGCATGAATCG GATGGCAATCTATCTAAGAGGTGCTGGAGGCTTCTCTAAGTCATCCCAACCTTACTCCTTCATCAAGTACCCGTCCAGCCAGAACTTGGCTTATCAAATTCCCAAAACTAAACCATTTGCTGTATTTGAAGAATGTACACAACCATCACAG GCTTTGCTTTACAGACTATCTGGTGACTATAATCCATTGCACTCAGATCCTATGGTCGCAGAACTTGCAGG ATTCTCTCGTCCAATATTGCATGGACTTTGCTCTCTTGGGTTCGCAGTCAGAGCCATCATCAAATGTATTTGTCGAGGTGATCAAAATATGATTAAGAACATATCAGGAAAATTTCTTCTGCACGTCTATCCTGGCGAAACTTTGATAACAGAAATGTGGCTTGATGGCTTGAG AGTTCTTTATCAGGTGAATGTTAGAGAACGAAACAAAACCGTGCTTTCTGGTGCAGTAAGTCTCACTCATCTGAGTTCATCTCTTTGA
- the LOC140831903 gene encoding uncharacterized protein: MTTSNTNGSSSLLSQSEQQKLIKKLDVFKIQGTDKRRLPILRIVGKLFPGKLVGVEALKKFLEAEIFPSLKGRRFSVVYVHSGVNRSENSPGILAMKSMFDAVPAEFGQNVEAVYFLHPSLQCRLFLATFGRILFSGAAAAGFYGKMRYVKTLNLLRNSVRWDKLEMPEFVYEYDEEKEEEYCPKMDFGLESDHPRLSTYRAPSLDWTISTYSMRSIA, from the exons ATGACCACTTCAAACACTAACGGTTCCTCTTCTCTTCTCTCCCAATCCGAACAACAAAAGCTCATAAAGAAACTGGACGTATTCAAGATTCAAGGCACAGACAAACGAAGACTCCCCATCCTCCGCATCGTAGGGAAACTCTTCCCTG GGAAGCTGGTTGGTGTGGAGGCGttgaagaaattcttggaaGCTGAGATATTCCCCAGTTTGAAAGGAAGGCGATTCTCGGTTGTCTATGTGCACTCTGGAGTTAACAGAAGCGAAAATTCCCCTGGGATTTTGGCTATGAAATCCATGTTTGATGCTGTTCCTGCTGAGTTTGGGCAGAACGTGGAAGCTGTTTATTTCCTGCACCCGTCTCTTCAATGCCGCCTCTTTCTTGCCACTTTTGGCCGTATCCTCTTCTCTGGCGCAGCCGCCGCGGG GTTTTATGGTAAGATGAGATACGTGAAGACGTTGAATCTCTTGAGAAACAGCGTAAGATGGGACAAACTGGAGATGCCCGAATTTGTGTACGAATACGATGAAGAGAAGGAAGAAGAGTATTGTCCCAAGATGGATTTTGGGCTGGAGAGTGACCATCCCAGATTATCGACGTACAGGGCCCCCAGTTTGGACTGGACTATATCTACCTATTCCATGAGGTCCATCGCTTAG